A genomic region of Azoarcus sp. KH32C contains the following coding sequences:
- a CDS encoding putative glycoside hydrolase: protein MKRGSRLLGIFILLAVLMQDIAGAASVRVVDASSRRPIEGARVTIAGRVEVTDANGMANLQGTGGPIAVRAPGYRRLQQAVIDASAGTVEVALAPFHARALYLSFYGIGDARLRGAALSLLAETDLNALVIDVKGDRGGIPYRSGIALAAETGAQQVITVRDLPALVALLRAQGIYLVARVVSFKDDLLARRRPELAVHTHSGGLFIDREGLAWTDPFRPEVRAYVLEVAEEVARMGFDEIQFDYVRFPDQAGLVFAEPNTEANRVSAITGFLAEAGRRLAPYNVFIAADVFGYVLWNRDDTDIGQRLEDLVQHVDYLSPMLYPSSFQFGIPRYTDPVAHPYEIVRLSLDNALRRTGLSPLRFRPWLQAFRDYAFDRRDFEAGEIAAQIRAAEAFGTAGWMLWNPRNAYSEAGLRRGGN, encoded by the coding sequence GTGAAGAGGGGGTCTCGGCTGCTTGGCATATTCATTTTGCTGGCCGTGCTGATGCAGGACATCGCCGGGGCGGCGAGCGTGCGCGTGGTCGATGCGTCGTCGCGACGTCCGATCGAGGGCGCTCGCGTCACGATCGCGGGCCGAGTCGAAGTGACGGACGCTAACGGGATGGCGAACCTGCAGGGCACGGGCGGGCCCATCGCCGTGCGAGCTCCGGGCTACCGGCGGCTGCAGCAAGCCGTGATCGACGCGTCTGCCGGCACGGTCGAAGTCGCGTTGGCGCCGTTCCATGCCAGGGCGCTCTATCTGTCGTTCTACGGTATCGGCGATGCGCGGCTGCGGGGTGCAGCGCTGTCCCTTTTGGCCGAGACCGACCTCAATGCGCTGGTGATCGACGTGAAGGGCGATCGGGGCGGCATTCCGTATCGCAGCGGCATTGCGCTCGCCGCCGAGACGGGGGCTCAGCAGGTGATCACGGTCAGGGATCTGCCCGCGCTCGTTGCTTTGCTGCGTGCACAGGGCATCTACCTCGTCGCGCGCGTGGTGAGCTTCAAGGACGACCTTCTCGCGCGGAGGCGGCCCGAGCTCGCAGTGCATACGCACTCGGGCGGGCTGTTCATCGATCGCGAGGGACTTGCCTGGACCGATCCGTTCCGCCCGGAGGTGCGCGCCTACGTGCTCGAGGTGGCGGAGGAGGTCGCGCGGATGGGTTTCGACGAGATCCAGTTCGATTACGTGCGTTTTCCGGACCAGGCCGGACTGGTGTTTGCCGAGCCGAACACGGAGGCGAACCGGGTGTCGGCGATCACCGGTTTCCTGGCCGAGGCGGGGCGACGGCTCGCGCCCTACAATGTATTCATCGCCGCGGACGTGTTCGGATACGTGCTGTGGAATCGTGACGATACGGACATCGGGCAGCGGCTCGAAGACCTCGTGCAGCACGTCGATTACCTGTCGCCGATGCTGTATCCGTCGTCCTTCCAGTTCGGCATCCCGCGCTACACCGATCCGGTCGCGCATCCTTACGAGATCGTGCGCTTGTCATTGGACAACGCGCTTCGGCGTACCGGACTGTCGCCACTGCGCTTCCGGCCCTGGTTGCAGGCCTTTCGGGATTACGCATTCGATCGGCGCGATTTCGAAGCGGGCGAGATCGCCGCGCAGATTCGGGCGGCGGAAGCTTTCGGCACGGCGGGGTGGATGCTTTGGAACCCGCGCAACGCTTATAGCGAGGCAGGACTGAGGAGAGGGGGCAATTGA
- a CDS encoding CopG family transcriptional regulator: protein MKENRTARLTLLIDPEKKKIFEEICASKDLTASQVVRRMIRKYIQENAGSRKLPAWLEDND from the coding sequence ATGAAAGAGAATCGAACCGCCCGCCTGACGCTGTTGATCGACCCCGAGAAGAAGAAGATCTTCGAGGAGATCTGCGCGAGCAAGGACCTCACGGCATCGCAGGTCGTGCGCCGGATGATCCGGAAATACATTCAGGAAAATGCCGGCAGCCGGAAGCTGCCGGCCTGGCTCGAAGACAACGATTGA
- the polX gene encoding DNA polymerase/3'-5' exonuclease PolX — MPLHNADIAAIFEEIADLLEIEAANPFRIRAYRRAARVVGELGRDLRQMLADGEDPDSLPGIGADLAAKIREIIDTGHCAQLDRLHRELPPAIAELLHIQGLGPKRVRALWHDLGVQTVEQLCRAARDGRVRSLPGFGEKTEHRILEATKAHLSRDPRFKLASAGQYADGIVAYLRGVDGVEQVDVAGSFRRMRETVGDLDVLAIAANGSAVTDAFVTYDEVEQVLARGPTRASVVLRCGLQVDLRVVAAESYGAALCYFTGSKAHNIALRRGALERGLKVNEYGVFRGNDRIAGDTEESVYRSLGLAWIPPELREDRGEIEAARKGRLPRLVEREDLRGDLHAHTRATDGHDSLRAMAKAAREAGLEYLAITEHSRRLAMAHGLDAEGLARQIDEIERLNGELDGIRVLKGIEVDILEDGSLDLPDSILSRLDVVVGAVHSRFELSRARQTERILRAMDSRHFSLLAHPTGRVLETREPYDVDMLRVIRHARERGCALELNAHPARLDLLDTWCMAARDEGVPVAINSDAHSVRDFANLRFGVGQARRGWLEAKDVLNTRPLAALLMWLGR; from the coding sequence ATGCCACTGCACAATGCCGACATCGCTGCGATCTTCGAAGAGATCGCCGATCTGCTGGAAATCGAGGCTGCCAATCCGTTCCGTATCCGGGCTTACCGGCGCGCGGCGCGCGTCGTGGGGGAACTCGGGCGCGACCTGCGGCAGATGCTGGCCGATGGCGAGGATCCGGACTCGTTGCCGGGTATCGGCGCCGATCTGGCAGCCAAGATCCGCGAGATCATCGACACCGGCCACTGTGCGCAGCTCGACCGCCTGCACCGCGAGCTGCCGCCCGCGATCGCCGAACTGCTGCACATCCAGGGGCTGGGCCCGAAGCGGGTGCGTGCCCTGTGGCACGACCTGGGCGTCCAGACCGTCGAGCAGCTGTGCCGCGCGGCGCGGGATGGACGCGTCCGCTCGCTTCCCGGATTCGGGGAGAAGACCGAGCACCGCATTCTGGAGGCAACCAAGGCGCACCTGAGCCGCGACCCGCGCTTCAAGCTTGCAAGCGCCGGGCAGTATGCGGACGGGATCGTCGCGTACTTGCGCGGCGTCGACGGCGTCGAGCAGGTGGATGTGGCGGGGAGCTTTCGCCGGATGCGCGAGACGGTGGGCGACCTCGACGTGCTCGCGATCGCCGCGAACGGCAGCGCCGTGACGGACGCCTTCGTCACCTATGACGAGGTGGAGCAGGTGCTCGCCCGCGGGCCGACGCGCGCGAGCGTGGTGCTGCGCTGCGGGCTGCAGGTCGACCTGCGCGTCGTCGCGGCGGAGAGCTACGGTGCGGCGCTGTGCTACTTCACCGGATCCAAGGCGCACAACATCGCGCTGCGCCGCGGCGCGCTCGAACGCGGCCTGAAGGTCAACGAATACGGCGTGTTCCGCGGGAACGACCGTATCGCCGGCGACACCGAGGAGTCGGTCTACCGTTCACTGGGTCTCGCCTGGATCCCGCCCGAGTTGCGCGAGGACCGGGGCGAGATCGAGGCCGCGCGCAAGGGCCGTCTGCCCCGGCTGGTCGAGCGCGAGGACTTGCGCGGCGACCTGCATGCGCACACACGCGCGACCGACGGGCACGACAGCCTGCGTGCCATGGCCAAGGCCGCACGCGAGGCGGGACTCGAATATCTCGCGATCACCGAACATTCCCGCCGCCTCGCGATGGCGCACGGGCTCGATGCCGAGGGGCTGGCGCGTCAGATCGACGAGATCGAGCGACTGAACGGCGAACTCGACGGCATCCGCGTGCTGAAGGGCATCGAGGTCGACATCCTCGAAGACGGCAGCCTCGACCTGCCGGATTCGATCCTCAGCCGGCTCGACGTGGTGGTCGGGGCGGTGCACTCGCGCTTCGAGCTGTCGCGCGCAAGGCAGACCGAGCGGATTCTGCGGGCGATGGACAGCCGCCACTTCTCGCTGCTGGCACATCCGACCGGGCGGGTGCTGGAGACTCGGGAACCCTACGACGTGGACATGCTGCGCGTGATCCGGCATGCCCGCGAGCGCGGCTGCGCGCTCGAACTCAACGCGCATCCAGCCCGGCTGGACCTGCTGGACACGTGGTGCATGGCGGCCCGCGACGAGGGGGTTCCGGTGGCGATCAATTCGGATGCGCACAGCGTGCGCGATTTCGCGAATCTGCGCTTCGGTGTCGGTCAGGCGCGGCGCGGCTGGCTCGAGGCGAAGGACGTGCTGAACACGCGCCCATTGGCGGCGCTGTTGATGTGGCTGGGGCGCTGA
- a CDS encoding exo-beta-N-acetylmuramidase NamZ domain-containing protein — MRRLRGVGWLGLMCWLLAVPTAWAARALDPAALFAIESVVGQEMGFGRVPGAVVLIGGEAGVIYRRAFGDRQREPQRVPMTEDTIFDLASLTKPIATATAVMQLVEQGRLELDAPAARYWPAFGAAGKEAITLRQLLMHRSGLRADLDLRPAWNGRDAARRLMLAERPAAAPGSRYLYSDINFEVLGEIVERVAQMPLDEYCRQFIFSPLGMRDTAFRPVDRSRIAPTAGHDAGFVHDPTAARMGGIAGHAGVFSTADDLARFARMMLAGGQLDGVRVLRPETVEEMTRLQAQDFEHPRGLGWRLVAPFAANRLALPPVGAYAHTGFTGTAMWIDPVSGIYVIVLSSRLHPDGRGNAEPLRERVATVVGDALGTLGEQAIVAARPATAAYAGPAERLETGLDVMAARGFAPLRNMRVGLITNHTGRDAYGRSNVNLLRAAPGVRLAALFSPEHGFGGERDEEVESAVDPATGLPIHSLYGETRRPTPEMLAGLDALVFDIQDAGTRFYTYITTLGYAMEAAAEQGVAIYVLDRPNPITAAAVQGPMLDADRTSFTGYHPLPVRHGMTVAELARLFNREAGIGADLRVVPMRGYDRRAWYDQTGLPWIPPSPNLRTLVEALLYPGVGLVEGANVSVGRGTEMPFELVGAPWIDGADLARYLEARAVPGVAFSAAAFTPASSTWKNQACQGVRLTVTDRDVLDAPALGIEIAAALQRLYPAVFKLDATLGSIGSEKVVAAIRAGEDPRTIAGAWQSGLDAFHARRSAYLLY, encoded by the coding sequence TTGAGGCGCTTGCGGGGGGTGGGCTGGCTTGGGCTGATGTGTTGGTTGCTCGCGGTGCCGACGGCGTGGGCGGCTCGCGCGCTCGACCCGGCGGCGCTCTTTGCCATCGAATCGGTCGTCGGTCAGGAGATGGGATTCGGGCGAGTGCCGGGGGCCGTCGTGCTGATCGGCGGGGAGGCGGGGGTGATCTATCGCCGCGCGTTCGGCGACCGGCAGCGGGAGCCGCAACGCGTGCCGATGACGGAGGACACGATCTTCGACCTGGCGTCGCTGACGAAGCCGATCGCGACGGCCACCGCCGTGATGCAGCTCGTGGAGCAGGGGCGGCTCGAGCTCGACGCGCCGGCCGCGCGCTACTGGCCCGCGTTCGGCGCGGCCGGCAAGGAGGCGATCACGCTGCGCCAGTTGCTGATGCATCGCTCGGGACTGCGCGCGGATCTCGACCTGCGACCGGCGTGGAACGGGCGCGACGCGGCGCGGCGGCTGATGCTTGCCGAAAGGCCGGCGGCGGCGCCGGGGTCGCGATATCTGTACAGCGACATCAACTTCGAGGTGCTCGGCGAGATCGTCGAACGGGTGGCGCAGATGCCGCTCGACGAGTATTGCCGCCAGTTCATCTTTTCGCCGCTCGGGATGCGCGACACCGCGTTCCGGCCCGTCGATCGGTCGCGCATCGCGCCGACAGCAGGCCACGACGCGGGCTTCGTACATGATCCGACCGCCGCCCGCATGGGCGGGATTGCCGGGCACGCGGGCGTGTTCTCGACGGCCGACGACCTGGCGCGCTTCGCACGGATGATGCTCGCGGGCGGCCAACTCGACGGGGTGCGAGTGCTGCGTCCCGAGACGGTCGAGGAGATGACGCGCCTGCAGGCGCAGGATTTCGAACATCCGCGCGGATTAGGTTGGCGGCTGGTCGCGCCGTTCGCCGCCAACCGCTTGGCATTGCCGCCCGTTGGCGCCTATGCACATACGGGCTTCACCGGCACCGCGATGTGGATCGACCCGGTGTCCGGAATCTACGTGATCGTGTTGAGCAGCCGGCTGCATCCGGACGGGCGGGGCAATGCCGAACCGCTGCGCGAGCGCGTCGCGACCGTCGTCGGCGATGCGCTGGGCACGCTCGGGGAGCAGGCGATCGTCGCCGCGCGGCCCGCGACGGCGGCCTACGCGGGCCCGGCGGAGCGGCTCGAGACGGGGCTCGACGTCATGGCGGCGCGCGGCTTTGCGCCGCTGCGCAATATGCGGGTCGGCCTGATCACCAATCACACCGGACGCGACGCGTACGGGCGGAGCAACGTCAATCTGCTGCGCGCGGCGCCCGGGGTGCGGCTCGCGGCGCTGTTCAGCCCCGAGCACGGTTTCGGCGGCGAACGCGACGAGGAGGTCGAATCGGCGGTCGATCCGGCGACCGGCCTGCCGATTCACAGCCTCTACGGCGAGACGCGGCGCCCGACGCCGGAGATGCTGGCGGGGCTCGATGCCCTGGTGTTCGACATCCAGGACGCGGGGACCCGTTTCTACACCTACATCACGACCCTCGGGTACGCGATGGAGGCGGCGGCCGAGCAGGGCGTGGCCATCTATGTGCTGGACCGGCCCAATCCGATCACGGCCGCCGCCGTGCAGGGGCCCATGCTGGACGCGGACCGCACGTCCTTCACCGGCTACCACCCCTTGCCGGTGCGTCACGGCATGACGGTCGCCGAGCTTGCGCGTCTCTTCAATCGCGAGGCCGGCATCGGTGCCGACCTGCGGGTGGTGCCGATGCGCGGCTACGACCGGCGGGCGTGGTACGACCAGACCGGCCTGCCGTGGATCCCGCCGTCGCCCAACCTGCGTACCCTCGTCGAAGCGCTGCTCTATCCCGGCGTGGGCCTCGTCGAGGGGGCGAACGTCAGCGTCGGACGGGGGACCGAGATGCCGTTCGAACTCGTCGGGGCGCCGTGGATCGACGGGGCCGACCTCGCGCGCTATCTCGAGGCGCGGGCAGTGCCGGGCGTCGCCTTCAGCGCCGCGGCGTTCACCCCCGCGAGCTCGACATGGAAAAACCAGGCGTGCCAGGGGGTGCGCCTCACCGTCACCGATCGCGATGTGCTGGATGCTCCCGCGCTGGGCATCGAGATTGCCGCCGCGCTGCAGCGCTTGTATCCCGCGGTCTTCAAGCTTGACGCGACACTGGGGTCCATCGGGTCGGAAAAGGTCGTGGCGGCGATCCGGGCGGGTGAAGATCCGCGCACGATCGCCGGTGCATGGCAGTCCGGGCTGGACGCCTTCCACGCGCGGCGCAGCGCCTACCTCTTGTACTGA
- a CDS encoding Hsp20/alpha crystallin family protein, which translates to MALMKWDAWRDMEDLFDRYMKSFGSLRPSAHETIAAGEWMPRVDIAETEGEFIVKAELPEVKKEDVHVTVDNGALTLRGERKQEKEESGKKFHRVERSYGSFSRVFSLPDNVDESKVKATFKDGMLTIQLPKSAESKPKMLEVKVE; encoded by the coding sequence ATGGCACTGATGAAATGGGATGCATGGCGCGACATGGAAGACCTGTTCGACCGCTACATGAAGTCGTTCGGCAGCTTGCGCCCGAGCGCACACGAGACGATCGCCGCCGGTGAATGGATGCCGCGCGTCGACATCGCCGAGACTGAAGGCGAGTTCATCGTCAAGGCAGAACTTCCGGAGGTCAAGAAAGAGGACGTCCACGTCACGGTCGACAATGGCGCGCTCACGCTGCGCGGCGAGCGCAAGCAGGAAAAGGAAGAGTCGGGCAAGAAATTCCACCGAGTGGAACGCTCGTACGGCAGCTTCAGCCGCGTCTTCTCGCTGCCCGACAATGTGGACGAGAGCAAGGTGAAAGCGACATTCAAGGACGGGATGCTGACGATCCAGCTGCCCAAGAGCGCCGAAAGCAAGCCCAAGATGCTCGAGGTCAAGGTCGAGTAA
- a CDS encoding polysaccharide deacetylase family protein, whose amino-acid sequence MNRRSQLLRVERLREGWRRTLYAALLLSLLIGWHAVMAAVVPVLVYHRFGAVAADSMTVRTEVFEAQLQQLHASGVSVVPLRQLVDTLRSTGPLPSRAVALTIDDGHRSVYTDVLPLIRRYQLPVTLFIYPSAISNASYAMTWEQLAELKASGLVDIQSHTYWHPNFTHEKRKLDPAAYATFVDWQLVRSKTVLESRFGRKVDMLAWPFGLQDADLRERAARAGYVAAFTLERRPVREGDDPLALPRFLITSAVSPNAFAAIVARARDEAESGKSTREAAR is encoded by the coding sequence ATGAACCGCCGGAGCCAATTGCTTCGCGTGGAACGACTGAGGGAGGGTTGGCGCCGGACTCTCTATGCGGCGCTTCTGCTCTCGCTGCTCATCGGCTGGCATGCAGTGATGGCCGCGGTAGTGCCCGTCCTCGTCTATCACCGCTTTGGCGCGGTCGCGGCCGACAGCATGACGGTGCGCACCGAGGTTTTCGAGGCGCAATTGCAGCAGCTTCATGCGAGCGGGGTCAGCGTCGTCCCCCTGCGCCAGCTCGTCGACACGCTGCGGAGTACCGGGCCTCTGCCGTCCCGCGCCGTCGCGCTGACGATCGACGACGGCCACCGGTCCGTCTATACGGATGTTTTGCCGCTGATCCGGCGCTACCAACTGCCGGTGACGCTGTTCATTTACCCTTCGGCGATCTCGAATGCATCCTACGCAATGACGTGGGAGCAGTTGGCGGAGCTGAAGGCGTCGGGGCTGGTCGACATCCAGTCACACACCTACTGGCATCCGAATTTCACGCATGAGAAGCGCAAGCTCGATCCGGCCGCCTACGCGACCTTTGTCGATTGGCAGCTTGTCCGTTCGAAGACGGTGCTCGAGTCACGTTTCGGCCGGAAAGTCGACATGCTTGCCTGGCCATTCGGCCTGCAGGATGCGGACTTGCGCGAGCGTGCGGCGCGGGCCGGCTATGTCGCGGCGTTCACGCTCGAGCGCCGACCAGTGCGTGAGGGCGATGATCCGCTTGCGCTGCCGCGCTTCCTGATCACGTCGGCGGTCAGCCCGAACGCCTTTGCGGCGATCGTGGCACGCGCGCGAGATGAGGCCGAATCCGGGAAGAGCACGAGGGAGGCGGCGCGGTGA
- a CDS encoding spermidine synthase, with product MSDMKDLVSWCGLLAQGSDGQPYVVDANGQRALQFDALTIQSQMALDDPNALALDYTRTMMGFLLFHPAPRHIAMIGLGGGSLVKYCLHAIPDASVTAVEISPEVIALRDEFGIPPDGPRLRILCGDGADYVRDTDEAPDILLVDGFDLVGMPPQLCSAEFYDYCYEMLADGGMMVVNLWSGDSRYGVYASRIRDSFRDRFVSVRSEEDTNRILFASKDRHFPPRRTQLLERARALDDGHPIGLPSLAQRIQHRLDRRRAFGGDNWPAANRGR from the coding sequence GTGAGCGACATGAAGGACCTTGTCAGTTGGTGCGGCCTCTTGGCCCAAGGAAGCGACGGTCAGCCCTACGTGGTCGACGCCAACGGCCAGCGCGCGCTGCAGTTCGACGCGCTCACGATCCAGAGCCAGATGGCGCTGGACGATCCGAACGCGCTGGCGCTCGACTACACCCGCACGATGATGGGCTTCCTGCTGTTCCATCCGGCGCCGCGGCATATCGCGATGATCGGGCTGGGCGGCGGTTCGCTCGTCAAGTATTGCCTCCACGCCATCCCCGATGCCTCGGTCACGGCGGTCGAGATCAGCCCCGAAGTCATCGCGCTGCGCGACGAGTTCGGAATTCCGCCGGATGGCCCGCGTTTGCGCATCCTGTGCGGCGACGGCGCGGATTACGTCCGCGACACGGACGAGGCGCCCGACATCCTGCTGGTCGACGGCTTCGATCTCGTCGGCATGCCGCCGCAACTGTGTTCGGCCGAGTTCTACGACTACTGCTACGAGATGCTCGCCGATGGCGGGATGATGGTCGTCAATCTATGGTCCGGCGATTCACGCTACGGCGTCTATGCGTCGCGTATCCGCGACAGTTTCCGCGACCGTTTCGTCTCCGTCCGCTCCGAGGAAGACACGAACCGCATCCTGTTCGCGAGCAAGGATCGGCACTTCCCCCCGCGCCGCACACAGCTGCTGGAGCGCGCCCGCGCGCTCGACGACGGCCACCCGATCGGACTGCCTTCGCTCGCGCAACGCATCCAGCACCGCCTCGATCGCCGCCGCGCATTCGGTGGCGACAACTGGCCCGCGGCCAACCGCGGGCGCTGA
- the hyfB gene encoding hydrogenase 4 subunit B → MLILDWILIVIAGWLALGLVGIAALRNTAFVARTLFPAGAALALVLAGLALGALFAPPETAVLAIGLPDLPFHLRLDGLSAFFLFVIGAAAVGISVFAAGYFRLGEGTPPGLMCLEYHVFLASMALVVLADDAYAFMVMWETMALSSFFLVTANHRVPAIREAGFLYLLVAHIGAIAILLCFGVLQANTGDYTFANMRAQTLSPLWASVAFLLATFGFGAKAGVLPLHVWLPEAHPAAPSPVSALMSGVMLKTAIYGLLRVSFDLLGAQLWWWGALLLAVGLATALYGVVFSAVQTDMKRLLAYSSIENIGLLFVGIGLGVLFNAYGMTALSALALTAALYHVVGHAFFKSLLFLATGSVLHSTGERSLGKLGGLMRRMPWVAWLSLVGVLASSGLPPLSGFVSEWLLLQSFLFTTGLPDSFLNMMVPVLAAGIALVSALAGYTMVKFFGVIFLGQPREPKLVNAHPSSRLERAGLAWLAAGSVLLGLIPVTVIGFIDPVTRLLVGGGIADAVRANGWLMLSPSSLDRASYSPLVFLVVVTVAVLLTIVGVRRFYHGRLRRAPAWDCGFPAQTARMQDSAEGFGQPIRQIFEPFFRMHRQLPSPFDAKPVYRVTIEDHFWHWLYLPIARLTSRIARGVGHLQQGRIAIYLLYSFVTLIVLLMVVKS, encoded by the coding sequence GTGCTGATCCTGGACTGGATCCTGATCGTAATCGCCGGCTGGCTCGCACTCGGTCTCGTCGGCATCGCAGCACTGCGCAACACCGCCTTCGTCGCCCGCACGCTCTTCCCCGCCGGCGCTGCGCTCGCCCTTGTGCTGGCCGGGCTCGCCCTCGGAGCGCTGTTCGCGCCGCCGGAAACGGCCGTGCTCGCGATCGGGCTCCCCGACCTCCCCTTCCACTTGCGGCTCGACGGCCTGTCGGCCTTCTTCCTGTTCGTGATCGGCGCGGCCGCTGTCGGCATCTCGGTCTTCGCCGCGGGCTACTTCCGGCTCGGCGAAGGCACGCCGCCGGGGCTGATGTGCCTCGAATACCACGTCTTCCTCGCGAGCATGGCGCTCGTCGTGCTGGCTGACGACGCCTACGCCTTCATGGTGATGTGGGAGACGATGGCGCTGTCGTCCTTCTTCCTCGTCACGGCGAACCACCGCGTGCCGGCGATCCGCGAGGCCGGCTTCCTGTATCTGCTCGTCGCGCACATCGGCGCGATCGCGATCCTGCTGTGCTTCGGCGTGCTGCAGGCGAACACCGGCGATTACACCTTCGCCAACATGCGCGCGCAGACGCTGTCGCCGCTGTGGGCCTCGGTCGCCTTCCTCCTCGCGACCTTCGGCTTCGGCGCGAAAGCCGGCGTGCTGCCGCTCCACGTCTGGCTGCCGGAGGCGCATCCGGCGGCGCCGTCGCCGGTTTCCGCGCTGATGAGCGGCGTGATGCTGAAGACCGCGATCTACGGCCTGCTGCGCGTGAGCTTCGATCTCCTCGGCGCGCAACTCTGGTGGTGGGGCGCGCTGCTGCTCGCGGTCGGCCTCGCGACGGCACTGTACGGCGTCGTCTTCAGCGCCGTGCAGACCGACATGAAGCGCCTGCTCGCGTACTCGTCGATCGAGAACATCGGCCTGCTCTTCGTCGGCATCGGGCTCGGCGTGCTCTTCAACGCCTACGGCATGACGGCTCTGTCCGCACTGGCGCTCACCGCCGCGCTCTACCACGTCGTCGGTCACGCCTTCTTCAAGAGCCTGCTCTTCCTCGCGACCGGCTCGGTGCTGCATTCGACCGGCGAACGCAGCCTCGGCAAGCTCGGCGGGCTGATGCGGCGCATGCCCTGGGTGGCGTGGCTGTCGCTCGTCGGCGTGCTCGCAAGCTCGGGCCTGCCGCCGCTGTCCGGCTTCGTCTCAGAATGGCTGCTGCTGCAGAGCTTCCTGTTCACGACCGGACTGCCGGACTCCTTCCTGAACATGATGGTGCCGGTGCTCGCGGCCGGCATCGCGCTGGTCTCGGCGCTCGCCGGCTACACGATGGTGAAGTTCTTCGGCGTGATCTTCCTCGGCCAGCCGCGCGAGCCGAAGCTCGTCAATGCGCATCCGTCCTCGCGACTGGAACGGGCCGGACTTGCGTGGCTCGCCGCGGGCTCCGTTTTGCTCGGCCTGATTCCCGTGACGGTAATCGGCTTCATCGACCCGGTGACGCGGCTTCTCGTCGGCGGCGGCATCGCCGACGCGGTGCGCGCGAACGGCTGGCTGATGCTGTCGCCGAGTTCGCTCGATCGCGCGAGCTACAGTCCGCTCGTGTTCCTCGTCGTCGTCACCGTCGCGGTACTGCTCACGATCGTCGGGGTGCGCAGGTTCTATCACGGCCGTCTCCGGCGGGCCCCCGCATGGGATTGCGGCTTCCCGGCGCAGACCGCGCGCATGCAGGATTCGGCCGAGGGTTTCGGCCAGCCGATCCGCCAGATCTTCGAGCCCTTTTTCCGCATGCACCGCCAGCTGCCTTCGCCCTTCGACGCGAAGCCCGTCTACCGCGTGACGATCGAGGACCATTTCTGGCACTGGCTCTACCTGCCGATCGCGCGGCTCACGTCGCGCATCGCACGCGGCGTCGGCCACCTGCAGCAGGGGCGGATCGCGATCTACCTGCTTTACAGCTTCGTGACGCTGATCGTGCTGTTGATGGTGGTGAAATCATGA